One stretch of Gavia stellata isolate bGavSte3 chromosome 25, bGavSte3.hap2, whole genome shotgun sequence DNA includes these proteins:
- the LOC104253800 gene encoding schlafen family member 11: MASQERQLLVNLKTSYPDVVVDIGKIVLGERSRKKTSCHQRRHRKELSIAVCALLNSGGGVVRMESKDKNYCFQEHGIGLDIEQSLRGCIGCSETSEYFTWMQQQNYLLLFVKTWTCGGPDPESAATKPRICSLSTGLSCRSFTSVVPMTPSDAATFLRGKESRAKCRDENGPSAKKALLNFDGGAKETPLNTEERNIQDAAARFLKRDKLMVGEVLDFTETTHIEFKNFSTENILDYIRKTLPNYVSAFANTQGGYLFFGVDDSSKVIGSHSKVEKEALEETVADTVGSMPVHHFCGSQAGVQFKTYILSVYDKAECLQGYVCALQVEPFCCAVFHDKPESWMVTGDTIERLSIGKWTELMTAADPDLSNLADKFENELSLSNSPPLTKPVYSKAGLQCVSELQECLYPVGSNEIKWKPETICTDLLSEYPGLEDLMKKQIHPLNKGVLIFSRSWAVDIGLPKNQDVVCDVLLVAENTYPVLYTVVKDASSAESANSRETAYALKQKLVNDGGYASKVCVIPQILHLNGTKNHMEVAGNDVPQQENQENLCGYASLYPENYILTSRDIPVFLRALVIVVLRFKSYLSDHLGCEVFNLLTLKQYELLSKNLRKAKEQFVLGLPGTGKTIVALEIIKRIRNIFHCSAKEILYICENQPLKKFVGNDICRSVTRVAFLNGNFPEVKHIVVDEAQNFRPEENWYQCARELVKKKSGIFWVFLDFFQSTHPYGCGLEFSELYPQEWLTKLVRNAKQICNVMFNLMEEILLERNTDMPYEVLEELFKQAECAHSLSGDCIIKENMGTLEMAEYVTRQCNSYIQQGYTLKDIAILCSTQHAAQEFSQILESELKRQIRKCRVRLVLGPAEHVLENVIVLDSIRRFSGLERRIVFGIHPVPAQEEISLNLLLCAASRANTKLHLLYHKEKMFLRDTSSDDNLLLPRAMDTKMLHSFFV, translated from the exons ATGGCCAGCCAAGAAAGGCAGCTGCTGGTTAATTTGAAAACGAGTTATCCCGATGTGGTGGTAGATATTGGGAAAATAGTTCTAGGAGAGAGATCCAGAAAGAAGACCTCTTGCCATCAGAGAAGGCATCGAAAGGAGCTTTCTATAGCAGTGTGTGCACTGCTGAATTCAGGAGGAGGAGTAGTGAGGATGGAGAGCAAAGACAAGAATTACTGCTTTCAGGAGCACGGCATCGGTTTGGACATAGAGCAGAGCCTCAGGGGGTGCATCGGCTGCAGCGAGACCAGCGAATACTTCACATGGATGCAGCAGCAGAATtacttgctgctttttgttaaaACGTGGACCTGTGGAGGTCCGGACCCCGAAAGCGCAGCCACAAAGCCGCGTATCTGTAGCTTGAGCACGGGTTTGTCCTGTAGGTCTTTCACGTCCGTTGTCCCTATGACTCCAAGCGACGCCGCTACATTTCTGAGGGGGAAGGAAAGCCGTGCCAAGTGCCGTGATGAGAATGGGCCAAGTGCTAAGAAAGCTCTGCTGAACTTTGATGGGGGAGCAAAGGAGACCCCTCTGAACACCGAGGAGCGCAACATCCAAGATGCCGCCGCCAGGTTTTTAAAGAGAGACAAACTGATGGTTGGGGAGGTCCTGGATTTCACAGAGACAACACATATTGAATTTAAGAACTTCTCTACAGAGAATATCTTGGACTACATTAGAAAAACCCTTCCAAATTATGTCTCTGCCTTTGCAAACACTCAGGgtggttatttattttttggagTGGATGACAGCAGTAAAGTCATTGGAAGCCATAGTAAAGTAGAGAAAGAAGCTTTAGAAGAAACAGTAGCTGATACCGTGGGCTCGATGCCCGTCCATCACTTCTGCGGTTCTCAGGCGGGTGTGCAGTTTAAGACTTACATCCTGAGCGTTTATGACAAAGCGGAATGCTTGCAGGGCTACGTGTGCGCTCTGCAAGTTGAACCATTTTGCTGCGCTGTTTTCCATGATAAACCTGAATCCTGGATGGTGACGGGTGACACGATCGAAAGACTGAGCATCGGGAAATGGACAGAGCTCATGACAGCGGCAGACCCAG atCTTTCAAATCTGGCTGATAAATTTGAGAATGAGCTCAGTTTGTCAAATAGTCCTCCTCTTACCAAGCCAGTTTATTCAAAAGCTGGTCTCCAGTGTGTGTCTGAACTCCAAGAATGCCTCTACCCAG tggGTTCTAATGAAATCAAATGGAAGCCAGAAACCATCTGCACCGACCTGCTCTCAGAATATCCTGGACTAGaggatttaatgaaaaaacaaatccatCCACTTAACAAGGGGGTACTGATATTTTCAAGGAGTTGGGCTGTTGACATTGGATTGCCGAAAAACCAGGATGTTGTGTGTGATGTTCTCTTAGTAGCTGAAAACACGTATCCAGTATTGTATACTGTAGTCAAGGATGCCTCTTCTGCTGAGTCTGCAAACTCGAGAGAAACTGCTTATGCATTAAAGCAGAAACTAGTCAATGATGGGGGATACGCTTCGAAAGTGTGTGTGATTCCCCAAATACTGCACCTGAACGGCACAAAGAACCATATGGaagttgcagggaatgatgtTCCCCAGcaagaaaaccaggaaaaccTGTGTGGTTACGCCAGCTTGTACCCAGAGAATTACATCCTCACCTCCAGGGACATCCCTGTGTTCCTGCGTGCACTTGTGATTGTTGTGCTACGCTTTAAGTCCTACTTAAGCGACCATCTTGGCTGTGAGGTTTTCAACCTTCTCACTCTCAAACAGTACGAGCTGCTCTCCAAGAACCTCCGCAAAGCCAAGGAGCAGTTTGTCCTTGGTCTTCCTGGAACAGGGAAAACAATTGTGGCTTTGGAGATCATTAAGAGAATAAGAAATATCTTTCACTGTTCTGCAAAAGAGATACTCTACATTTGTGAAAATCAACCCTTGAAGAAGTTTGTGGG aaatgaCATCTGCCGGTCTGTGACACGTGTTGCTTTCTTAAATGGGAACTTCCCAGAAGTGAAACACATTGTGGTTGATGAAGCTCAGAATTTTCGTCCTGAAGAAAACTGGTACCAATGTGCCCGGGAGCTAGTCAAGAAAAAAAGTGGCATTTTCTGGGTCTTCCTGGATTTCTTCCAGTCCACTCACCCATATGGTTGTGGTCTTGAGTTTTCAGAACTATATCCTCAGGAATGGTTGACCAAATTGGTCCGTAATGCCAAGCAAATATGCAATGTCATGTTTAATCTAATGGAGGAAATCCTCCTAGAACGTAACACAGATATGCCCTATGAGGTGCTGGAAGAGTTGTTTAAACAGGCTGAATGTGCCCATTCTTTGTCAGGTGACTgcataataaaagaaaatatgggAACACTTGAAATGGCAGAGTACGTGACCAGGCAGTGCAACAGCTATATCCAGCAAGGCTATACCCTCAAAGATATTGCAATCCTCTGCAGTACACAGCATGCAGCCCAGGAGTTCAGCCAGATACTGGAATCTGAGCTGAAAAGACAAATAAGGAAATGCAGGGTGAGGTTGGTCTTGGGGCCAGCGGAGCATGTTTTAGAAAACGTCATTGTTCTTGACAGCATCCGACGCTTCTCAGGCCTAGAAAGGAGGATTGTGTTTGGCATTCATCCTGTCCCTGCACAAGAGGAGATATCTCTCAATCTTTTGCTCTGCGCAGCATCCAGAGCCAACACCAAACTCCATTTGCTGTATCACAAAGAAAAGATGTTCTTAAGAGACACATCTTCAGATGACAATTTACTCTTACCTAGGGCTATGGACACTAAAATGCTTCACTCATTTTTTGTTTAG